A genomic segment from uncultured Desulfuromonas sp. encodes:
- a CDS encoding transposase has translation MFYCPPRDIRVSIDVGCKHHQVAVGLSDGQILEEFTISHDPEGFAIFFKRLSELERKFQSPVRVAMEGYNGYARPLDAMILARGWQLYNINNLKLARFKEIFPGAAKTDLLDARKGLELFQLQEHLPVAKDVLQIVTEPPRENQIFKRLSRRRKWLVNERVRVLNLLQSNLQAVCPSLLAITPDAGSLWFLNFLTSTANLTELARLRQKTVQKISAIGNKYTRIILSWQKQAQFSHEVEWVGEMIQQDATRILELRHQIKDLEGKMAALIPQSEIARRIKSIPGFGLVSTAELAGEIGHHERFIAEPSFALYLGMAPLSHESGQHKGSKTPR, from the coding sequence ATGTTTTATTGTCCACCTCGTGATATCCGTGTCAGTATCGATGTCGGCTGCAAACATCATCAGGTGGCTGTCGGGCTTTCCGATGGCCAAATCTTGGAAGAATTTACTATCTCTCACGATCCTGAAGGTTTTGCGATCTTTTTCAAAAGGCTCTCGGAGTTGGAGCGTAAGTTCCAAAGCCCGGTTCGTGTGGCGATGGAAGGCTACAATGGTTATGCTCGCCCTCTGGACGCAATGATTTTGGCTCGTGGTTGGCAATTATACAATATTAACAACCTCAAGCTGGCCCGATTTAAAGAGATTTTCCCTGGAGCAGCCAAAACAGACCTTCTTGACGCTCGCAAGGGACTGGAGCTATTCCAGCTTCAAGAACATCTTCCTGTTGCCAAAGACGTTCTGCAAATCGTCACAGAACCTCCGCGTGAAAATCAGATTTTTAAACGCTTAAGCCGACGTCGTAAATGGCTGGTGAATGAACGTGTACGGGTACTGAATCTGCTGCAAAGCAATTTGCAAGCGGTCTGTCCCTCTCTGCTGGCAATTACTCCTGACGCTGGCAGCCTCTGGTTTCTTAATTTTCTAACCAGTACCGCTAATCTTACAGAACTCGCGCGATTACGGCAAAAAACAGTTCAAAAGATCAGTGCAATTGGCAACAAATACACCCGCATTATTCTCTCCTGGCAGAAGCAAGCTCAATTCAGCCATGAAGTCGAATGGGTAGGCGAAATGATTCAACAAGATGCAACGCGTATTTTGGAATTACGCCATCAGATCAAGGACCTTGAGGGCAAAATGGCAGCGCTTATTCCTCAATCAGAGATCGCACGCAGAATTAAATCAATTCCAGGTTTCGGGCTCGTCTCTACGGCTGAATTGGCTGGAGAAATCGGCCATCATGAACGTTTTATTGCCGAGCCATCCTTCGCCCTCTATTTAGGCATGGCTCCTTTGAGCCATGAATCGGGGCAGCACAAAGGAAGCAAAACCCCACGCTAG
- a CDS encoding valine--tRNA ligase, producing the protein MADELAKGYEPHDFETKWYQTWEENGYFHADENSQKPPFSIVIPPPNVTGVLHMGHALNNTLQDILVRWKRMTGHEVLWMPGTDHAGIATQNVVEKQLAAEGKDRHDVGREAFIERVWKWREESGGQIINQLKRLGASCDWERERFTMDEGLSKAVREVFVSLYEQGLIYRDNRLINWCPRCHTALSDLEVEHDDKKGNLWHLRYPIKGTDQYLVVATTRPETMLGDTAVAVHPEDERYADLVGKMIALPLTGREIPVIADDYVDKEFGSGAVKITPAHDFNDFEMGKRHNLENINILDPSGFINENGGDYQGMERYAARDKVVADLDALGLLDKVEEHLNAVGECYRCKTVIEPYLSLQWYVDVQPLAKEAIKAVETGATRIVPQHWEKTYYEWMYNIQDWCISRQIWWGHRIPAWYCDDCGEITVSREDATCCAKCQSTNIHQETDVLDTWFSSGLWPFSTMGWPEKTDALSKFYPTSCLVTGFDILFFWVARMMMMGLKFMGEVPFKDVYIHALVRDAQGQKMSKSKGNVIDPLTVIEEFGTDAFRLTLAAFAAQGRDIKLSTERIGGYRNFCNKLWNASRFALMNLEGFEPVENPNWQELSLSMADRWILTRLTEVEKEANKALEEYRYNEAANTLYTFTWHEFCDWYIELIKGDLYGDDVAAKLSAQTVVYTVLERLLRLLHPITPFITEEIWQTLPGTRPVASIMLADYPQGEGLLQDEDATAKMEQVMEVIRAIRNIRGEMDVSPAKKISALLDCKNEASLAVMSDGEEYIKALARIEELTCGVALDQPAQVAKQVSGDVEILLPLAGLINVEEEEKRLTKEIAKVQKDVDMFSKKLSNEKFVANAPAAVLGKDRGKLSAAQEKLTVLQASLEKIVALK; encoded by the coding sequence ATGGCAGACGAACTGGCAAAAGGCTACGAGCCGCACGACTTTGAAACCAAGTGGTATCAGACCTGGGAAGAAAATGGCTATTTTCATGCGGATGAAAATTCGCAGAAACCGCCGTTTTCCATTGTCATTCCGCCGCCTAACGTCACTGGTGTGTTGCACATGGGCCATGCCCTCAATAATACCTTGCAGGATATTCTTGTCCGCTGGAAGCGCATGACCGGTCACGAAGTACTGTGGATGCCTGGCACCGACCATGCTGGTATTGCCACTCAGAACGTCGTTGAGAAGCAGCTCGCCGCCGAAGGCAAGGATCGTCACGATGTTGGCCGCGAAGCCTTCATCGAGCGGGTATGGAAATGGCGTGAAGAATCCGGCGGCCAAATTATTAACCAGCTTAAGCGCCTCGGTGCCTCCTGCGACTGGGAGCGTGAACGCTTCACCATGGACGAAGGTCTGAGCAAAGCCGTGCGCGAAGTCTTTGTCAGCCTTTACGAGCAAGGTCTGATCTACCGCGACAACCGCCTGATCAACTGGTGCCCGCGCTGCCATACCGCGTTGTCTGATCTTGAAGTCGAGCACGATGACAAAAAAGGCAACCTCTGGCACCTGCGTTACCCGATTAAGGGTACCGATCAGTATCTGGTCGTGGCCACCACTCGCCCGGAGACCATGCTCGGTGATACCGCTGTCGCGGTTCATCCTGAAGATGAGCGTTATGCCGACCTCGTGGGTAAGATGATTGCGCTGCCGTTGACCGGTCGTGAGATTCCCGTTATTGCCGATGACTATGTTGACAAAGAGTTCGGTAGCGGGGCGGTCAAGATCACCCCGGCGCATGACTTCAATGACTTTGAGATGGGCAAACGCCACAACCTGGAAAACATCAACATCCTTGATCCGTCCGGCTTTATCAATGAAAACGGCGGTGACTATCAAGGCATGGAGCGTTATGCCGCGCGTGACAAGGTCGTGGCCGATCTCGACGCCCTCGGCCTGCTTGATAAGGTGGAAGAGCATCTCAATGCGGTCGGTGAATGCTATCGCTGCAAAACCGTCATTGAGCCGTACCTGAGCCTGCAATGGTATGTTGATGTTCAGCCGTTGGCCAAAGAAGCGATCAAAGCCGTGGAGACCGGTGCCACGCGCATCGTGCCCCAGCACTGGGAAAAGACCTATTACGAGTGGATGTACAACATTCAGGACTGGTGTATCAGCCGCCAGATCTGGTGGGGTCACCGCATCCCGGCCTGGTACTGCGACGACTGCGGCGAGATCACCGTGTCGCGCGAAGACGCTACCTGCTGTGCTAAATGTCAGAGCACCAATATTCATCAGGAAACCGATGTGCTCGATACCTGGTTCTCTTCCGGGCTGTGGCCGTTTTCGACCATGGGCTGGCCCGAAAAGACCGATGCTCTGAGCAAATTTTACCCGACCTCCTGCTTGGTGACTGGTTTCGACATCCTGTTTTTCTGGGTGGCGCGCATGATGATGATGGGCCTCAAGTTCATGGGTGAAGTACCGTTCAAGGACGTCTACATTCACGCCCTAGTCCGTGACGCCCAAGGTCAAAAGATGAGTAAGAGCAAAGGCAACGTCATCGACCCTCTGACCGTCATCGAGGAGTTCGGCACCGATGCCTTCCGTCTGACCTTGGCAGCATTTGCCGCTCAAGGCCGTGACATCAAGCTGTCCACCGAGCGTATTGGCGGCTATCGCAACTTCTGTAACAAACTGTGGAACGCCAGCCGTTTTGCTCTGATGAATCTCGAAGGCTTTGAGCCGGTTGAAAATCCCAACTGGCAGGAACTCAGCCTGTCCATGGCCGACCGCTGGATTTTGACCCGCCTCACCGAGGTGGAAAAGGAAGCCAACAAGGCACTGGAAGAGTATCGCTACAACGAAGCAGCCAATACTCTGTATACCTTCACCTGGCATGAGTTCTGCGACTGGTACATTGAGCTGATCAAAGGTGACCTGTACGGCGACGATGTTGCCGCCAAGCTCAGCGCCCAGACCGTGGTTTACACGGTATTGGAGCGTTTGTTGCGCCTGCTGCATCCGATCACGCCGTTCATTACCGAAGAGATCTGGCAAACGCTACCCGGCACCCGTCCGGTCGCCTCTATCATGCTCGCTGACTATCCGCAGGGCGAAGGCTTGCTGCAAGACGAAGACGCTACGGCCAAAATGGAGCAGGTGATGGAGGTCATTCGCGCCATCCGTAACATTCGTGGCGAAATGGATGTCTCCCCGGCCAAGAAAATCAGCGCACTGCTCGATTGCAAAAACGAGGCAAGCCTGGCGGTGATGAGTGATGGTGAAGAGTACATCAAAGCTCTGGCCCGCATCGAAGAGCTGACCTGTGGTGTCGCTCTCGATCAACCGGCCCAGGTTGCCAAGCAGGTGTCCGGCGATGTCGAAATTCTCCTTCCGCTGGCCGGTCTGATCAATGTCGAAGAGGAAGAAAAGCGCCTCACCAAAGAGATCGCCAAGGTGCAGAAAGACGTCGACATGTTCAGCAAGAAGCTGTCGAACGAGAAGTTTGTCGCCAATGCCCCGGCAGCGGTTCTGGGAAAAGACCGTGGCAAGCTGTCAGCAGCACAGGAAAAACTGACCGTGCTTCAGGCAAGTCTCGAGAAGATTGTGGCGTTAAAGTAG
- a CDS encoding DUF4388 domain-containing protein, whose amino-acid sequence MKKILILDKDNVTLRALLEALQRYSDLEVIVANERNEVNRGLQQLAIDLVITDIDGTESCCFELIESINHVFPDLPVDVLSTALSLELESRLSALRVARRFSKPLKAEEVAKKVHQQLTNGAVGQLKGLGLTSVLQLMNVERKNCVLTVETDTEQGELFIRDGEIIAAKTAAMSGKGAAYTIISWDGVRIDFQDKPFNVTQDISEPFMTLLMEALRLKDERQLSPAASEGGPAGEGLSRTQVEAMTLLEKQIDSVLEPLPGIVEYCLYDQDSNLRFFKSRRQQPVKHIHPGHLHMKSTDIADLLNAGNFQYLVVNEGHGVRHVFFTFKNVPITVGLRREQSVKKFLQQFRSKFEVATRF is encoded by the coding sequence ATGAAGAAGATTCTGATTCTTGACAAAGACAATGTCACATTACGTGCTCTGTTAGAGGCGCTGCAACGCTACAGTGATCTTGAGGTGATTGTTGCCAATGAGCGCAACGAGGTCAACCGCGGGTTGCAGCAGTTGGCGATCGACCTTGTCATAACGGATATCGATGGTACGGAAAGCTGTTGTTTTGAGCTGATTGAATCGATTAATCACGTGTTCCCTGATTTGCCGGTGGATGTGCTCAGCACTGCGTTGTCTTTAGAGCTGGAGTCGAGATTGAGCGCCTTGCGCGTTGCTCGCCGTTTTAGCAAACCGTTAAAAGCTGAAGAGGTGGCAAAGAAGGTTCACCAGCAGTTGACAAACGGGGCGGTTGGACAACTCAAAGGCTTGGGTTTGACATCGGTTTTGCAATTGATGAATGTCGAGCGCAAAAATTGCGTACTTACCGTTGAGACAGACACTGAACAGGGTGAGCTTTTTATTCGAGATGGGGAAATTATTGCGGCTAAAACGGCTGCGATGAGTGGCAAGGGTGCTGCATACACCATTATCAGTTGGGACGGGGTGCGGATTGATTTTCAGGATAAACCTTTCAATGTCACGCAGGACATTTCTGAACCTTTTATGACCTTGCTTATGGAAGCGTTGCGTCTGAAGGATGAGAGGCAGTTGTCTCCAGCGGCGTCGGAGGGTGGTCCGGCAGGTGAAGGTCTTTCACGGACACAGGTCGAAGCAATGACTTTACTCGAAAAGCAGATCGATTCTGTGCTCGAACCATTGCCGGGAATTGTTGAATACTGTCTTTATGATCAAGACAGCAACCTGCGTTTTTTCAAATCACGACGGCAACAGCCGGTTAAGCACATTCATCCCGGCCATCTCCATATGAAATCAACGGACATTGCCGATCTACTGAATGCTGGAAACTTTCAGTATCTGGTGGTCAATGAAGGCCATGGTGTGCGTCATGTGTTTTTTACTTTTAAGAATGTTCCCATAACCGTGGGCTTACGCCGTGAACAGTCGGTTAAAAAATTTTTGCAGCAGTTCAGATCAAAGTTCGAAGTCGCGACACGATTTTAG
- a CDS encoding HAMP domain-containing protein: protein MFKKISVKVAVYVNVLLLIVMVFGAWFIIRQQSQHLEQQLLERGKSEAVLGARFTGRILEEAIDNGVFSVKDAFDTEYEEIPGFEPAKYHTRYDFYLDKALLAIEDEFLKDESVVFAVAVDTNGYLPTHNTLYQQPITGDVEKDRTGNRTKRIFNDPVGINAARNLEEGFLQVYARDTGETMWDISAPIMVKGKHWGGFRIGFSLEKVNQQKEMLQQSLMLTLLGVLVISIISVVIMVGNALKPLETLTQAALDLADGKVDDEIKVESADEVGKLADALERLRVSLKAAMDRLRKKKS, encoded by the coding sequence ATGTTTAAAAAAATCAGTGTAAAGGTGGCGGTCTATGTCAATGTCCTGCTGTTGATCGTCATGGTCTTCGGGGCGTGGTTCATCATCCGCCAGCAAAGTCAGCATTTGGAACAGCAGCTGCTGGAAAGAGGGAAAAGCGAGGCCGTTCTGGGCGCACGCTTTACCGGGCGTATTCTCGAAGAGGCGATTGATAATGGGGTTTTCAGTGTCAAGGATGCGTTTGATACTGAATATGAGGAGATCCCTGGATTTGAACCGGCCAAATATCATACGCGATATGATTTCTACCTGGATAAGGCGTTATTGGCCATCGAAGATGAATTTCTTAAAGACGAGAGTGTTGTTTTTGCTGTTGCCGTCGATACAAACGGCTACCTTCCCACGCATAATACCTTGTATCAGCAACCGATTACCGGCGATGTTGAGAAAGACAGAACCGGCAACCGCACCAAGCGGATTTTCAATGATCCAGTCGGCATTAATGCGGCCCGGAATCTCGAAGAGGGATTTCTTCAGGTTTATGCACGGGACACCGGTGAGACGATGTGGGATATCTCGGCGCCGATTATGGTCAAGGGAAAGCATTGGGGTGGTTTTCGTATCGGATTTTCCCTGGAGAAAGTGAATCAGCAAAAAGAAATGTTGCAACAGTCCCTTATGTTGACTCTGCTGGGCGTTTTGGTCATATCGATCATTTCTGTTGTCATCATGGTCGGCAATGCGCTTAAACCGCTTGAGACGTTGACACAGGCCGCATTGGATCTGGCTGACGGCAAGGTCGACGATGAGATTAAGGTGGAGTCGGCGGACGAAGTGGGGAAACTTGCGGATGCCCTTGAACGGCTGCGGGTCAGTTTGAAAGCGGCAATGGATCGTTTACGCAAGAAAAAATCATAA
- a CDS encoding chemotaxis protein: MQEDKTLYEAATRTSLSQSNQMEMLTFRLSDGQLYGINVFKIIEIIECPHQLNRIPYSHPSVKGIVDFRGQAITVIDLSQSVDLPAVDFKKNLAYLVICEYNKQLNAFLVASPEVLLTRSWSDIKKPDAIDAPSLVAIAYDDHEEMILLLDIEGILAEVVGMEDNYQQQQGQDLCQGKHVILVDDSKAALSLMRTTLSSLGMIITEFDSATKALEVLSADHQSIDPPVDLIISDIEMPGMDGFTFTRTLRADARYEKIPIVLHSSMSNPTNEIKAREAGAAAFIAKFDANILVGSIIPLLEKNSGR, encoded by the coding sequence ATGCAGGAAGACAAAACCCTTTACGAGGCCGCGACACGCACCTCGCTATCCCAGTCTAACCAGATGGAAATGTTGACCTTCCGACTCTCCGACGGGCAACTTTATGGTATCAATGTCTTCAAAATCATTGAGATCATCGAATGCCCACACCAACTTAATCGCATTCCATACTCCCATCCTAGCGTCAAAGGCATCGTTGACTTTCGAGGGCAAGCCATTACCGTTATTGACCTTTCCCAGTCAGTTGACCTGCCTGCTGTGGATTTCAAAAAGAATTTGGCCTATCTGGTGATCTGTGAATACAACAAGCAACTCAATGCATTTCTTGTCGCATCCCCTGAGGTTCTGCTGACCCGAAGCTGGTCAGACATCAAAAAACCTGACGCAATCGATGCCCCCAGCCTGGTGGCCATTGCCTATGACGATCACGAAGAGATGATCTTGCTGCTGGATATTGAGGGAATTCTTGCGGAGGTAGTCGGAATGGAGGACAACTATCAGCAACAACAGGGCCAAGACCTGTGTCAGGGAAAGCATGTCATCCTTGTTGACGATTCAAAAGCGGCCTTGTCACTGATGAGAACGACGCTCTCCAGTCTCGGTATGATCATCACCGAATTTGATTCTGCAACAAAGGCTTTGGAGGTTCTTTCAGCGGATCATCAGAGCATTGACCCTCCGGTTGACCTGATCATTTCCGACATAGAAATGCCGGGCATGGATGGATTCACCTTTACCCGGACGCTGCGCGCTGATGCCCGCTATGAAAAGATCCCGATTGTCTTACATAGCTCAATGAGCAATCCAACCAATGAAATCAAAGCACGCGAAGCCGGAGCTGCAGCTTTTATCGCAAAATTTGATGCAAACATTCTGGTCGGATCAATCATCCCACTACTGGAGAAAAACTCCGGGCGATAG
- a CDS encoding cupin domain-containing protein: protein MLRGIASLEVDGIVYTLNANEGFHVPAGVPHTLSNQNEQTLEFLVVSAPPSHGDRQERGCPVS from the coding sequence GTGCTTCGAGGTATCGCCTCACTGGAAGTAGACGGTATTGTTTATACTCTGAACGCGAATGAAGGTTTTCACGTACCGGCAGGTGTCCCGCATACCTTGAGTAATCAAAATGAACAGACTCTTGAGTTCCTGGTGGTTTCGGCACCGCCGAGTCATGGGGATCGGCAAGAGAGAGGCTGTCCAGTCTCTTGA
- a CDS encoding IS256 family transposase, translating into MTKPNIPFDMDAALQALREGKDLTGKDGVLTPLIKQLTKAAMQAELDAHLDQEVTPNRKNGSSSKTVKSVSGSFELDTPRDRANTFEPQLVKKHQTQLTDELERKIIALFSLGTSYQDIRSHIADMYGISVSNGTISAVTDKLLPELQAWRERDLEPVYPILWLDAIHYKIKENGRYVSKAVYTILALNIEGKKELLGLYLSDQKGAHHWLSVLTDLHNRGVEDILIACVDGLKGFPEAIETIYPHTEIQHCVIHQIRNSIKYVASKNQKAFMADLKCVYKAATLNAAEIALDELDAKWGDKYPMVIKSWRSKWPTLSNYFKYPADVRTAIYTTNAVEAVHRQFRKLTKTKSGFANENGLLKLLYAGILKASERWTHPIQNWNLTLAQLTIHFPDRLEKHLSL; encoded by the coding sequence ATGACTAAGCCCAACATCCCCTTCGATATGGACGCCGCACTGCAGGCCCTTCGTGAAGGCAAAGACCTTACTGGTAAAGATGGCGTTCTGACTCCATTGATCAAGCAACTCACGAAAGCAGCTATGCAGGCTGAGCTTGACGCGCATTTGGACCAGGAGGTGACGCCAAACCGCAAGAATGGCTCATCTTCCAAAACAGTCAAATCCGTCTCCGGCAGCTTTGAACTGGACACACCCAGGGATCGCGCGAATACATTCGAACCGCAGTTGGTGAAAAAGCATCAAACACAGTTAACCGATGAGTTGGAGCGCAAAATCATCGCGCTGTTTTCTCTCGGCACCAGCTATCAGGACATCCGTAGCCACATTGCCGATATGTACGGTATCTCTGTCTCCAACGGCACCATCAGCGCCGTAACCGATAAGCTGTTACCGGAACTACAGGCATGGCGTGAACGCGATCTGGAGCCGGTTTATCCGATTCTTTGGCTCGACGCTATTCATTACAAAATCAAGGAGAATGGCCGTTATGTCAGCAAGGCCGTCTACACCATTCTGGCTCTGAACATTGAGGGCAAGAAAGAGCTTCTCGGTCTCTATCTTTCCGATCAGAAGGGCGCCCATCACTGGTTGAGCGTCCTGACCGATTTACACAATCGTGGCGTGGAGGACATCTTGATCGCCTGTGTCGATGGTCTCAAAGGCTTTCCCGAAGCCATCGAAACCATCTACCCGCATACGGAAATCCAACACTGCGTGATTCATCAGATCCGCAATTCCATCAAGTACGTGGCATCTAAAAACCAGAAAGCCTTTATGGCGGATTTGAAGTGTGTCTATAAGGCTGCAACCCTCAATGCTGCCGAGATCGCCTTGGATGAACTGGATGCCAAATGGGGAGACAAGTATCCGATGGTGATCAAGTCCTGGCGCAGTAAATGGCCGACGCTGTCCAACTATTTCAAATATCCAGCTGACGTCAGAACCGCGATCTACACGACCAATGCCGTCGAAGCGGTTCACCGGCAGTTTCGCAAACTGACCAAAACCAAAAGCGGATTTGCCAACGAAAACGGTTTACTGAAATTGCTCTATGCGGGCATACTCAAGGCCAGCGAGCGCTGGACGCATCCCATCCAGAACTGGAATCTGACTCTGGCTCAACTGACGATCCACTTTCCAGACCGACTCGAAAAGCACCTCAGCCTATGA
- a CDS encoding transposase, giving the protein MSRPLRIEYPGAWYHVMNRGRRREDIYQDDEDFLLFLNVLQDTAKMWNLKVSAYCLMSNHYHLLVQTPDGNLSRCMRHLNGVYTQRYNRRHCTDGQLFRGRYKAVLVEEDSHLLQLLRYIHRNPLEACIVPELDAYKWCSHRGYLADEKHWQWLHCTPLLKMFSSTRKKAFKDYLSFVRQQNSEEVQQFFSRKNLPSIFGSEGFIEKIRNKYEFFLQDKEIAGRDALSVDSVAVSNAVCKVCQITEMELKTTRRGTTNLSRDLAVYTLRSHSQKTLAEIGNVIGCENYSTVSSAIERMKKALESDPKARKLYKKIC; this is encoded by the coding sequence ATGTCGAGACCATTACGCATAGAATATCCGGGTGCCTGGTATCACGTGATGAATCGTGGGCGAAGGCGAGAAGACATTTACCAGGACGATGAGGATTTCCTTCTTTTCCTGAATGTATTGCAAGATACCGCAAAGATGTGGAACTTGAAAGTGTCTGCCTATTGCCTGATGTCGAATCATTATCATCTGTTGGTGCAGACACCGGATGGTAATCTCTCTCGTTGTATGCGCCATCTTAACGGTGTTTACACCCAGCGCTATAATCGCAGACACTGCACTGACGGCCAATTGTTCCGTGGCCGCTACAAAGCTGTATTGGTCGAAGAGGATAGCCATTTGTTGCAACTCTTACGTTATATTCACCGCAACCCTCTTGAGGCGTGTATCGTTCCAGAGTTGGATGCGTACAAGTGGTGCAGTCACCGCGGTTATCTTGCTGACGAGAAACACTGGCAGTGGTTGCACTGCACCCCATTGTTGAAGATGTTTTCATCGACGAGAAAAAAAGCTTTTAAAGATTATCTCTCTTTTGTGAGACAGCAAAATTCTGAAGAGGTGCAGCAATTTTTTTCACGCAAAAATCTTCCGTCGATCTTTGGCTCTGAGGGGTTTATTGAGAAGATAAGAAACAAGTACGAGTTCTTCCTTCAGGATAAAGAGATTGCAGGGCGAGATGCTTTATCTGTCGATTCTGTTGCGGTGAGCAACGCCGTATGTAAGGTATGTCAGATCACCGAAATGGAATTGAAGACGACAAGACGGGGCACAACCAACCTATCAAGAGACTTGGCTGTTTATACTCTCAGGTCACATAGTCAAAAAACGCTTGCTGAAATTGGCAACGTGATCGGCTGTGAGAATTATAGCACCGTCAGTTCTGCCATTGAGCGCATGAAAAAAGCGTTGGAGAGTGACCCAAAGGCGAGAAAATTGTACAAGAAGATTTGTTAA
- a CDS encoding chemotaxis protein, translating into MILVVFSLVGLTLAPGVAGADALQTGLDHNAYLWAQQCRDEVVDQFELLLTSGRLTVGQLFDTFYIPVPNTNPQKYRTQYDTLSDEILRPILDKYLAKDSHLVFCIAVDRNGYLPTHNTRFAQPLTGDAEVDSVKNRTKRIFNDRTGLAAARNQQPYLLQRYSRDTGEQMSDLSIPITISKRHWGAIRIGYQTN; encoded by the coding sequence ATGATTCTGGTGGTGTTCTCTCTGGTGGGTCTTACTTTGGCTCCCGGTGTTGCCGGGGCGGACGCGCTGCAGACGGGTCTCGACCACAATGCCTACCTCTGGGCCCAGCAGTGTCGGGACGAAGTTGTCGATCAATTTGAACTGTTGCTCACTTCCGGGCGGCTGACCGTCGGCCAGCTTTTCGACACGTTTTACATTCCTGTTCCCAATACCAATCCGCAGAAATATCGCACTCAGTACGATACGTTAAGTGATGAGATTTTGCGGCCGATCCTTGATAAATATCTGGCGAAAGATTCACATCTGGTGTTTTGCATCGCAGTGGACCGCAATGGTTACCTGCCGACGCACAATACTCGCTTTGCTCAGCCTTTGACCGGTGATGCCGAGGTTGACAGCGTGAAAAACCGGACCAAACGAATTTTCAATGATCGTACCGGTCTGGCAGCGGCACGGAATCAGCAGCCCTATCTGTTACAGCGTTACAGCCGTGATACCGGCGAACAAATGTCCGATCTTTCCATTCCGATTACCATCAGTAAACGCCATTGGGGTGCCATACGCATTGGCTATCAAACCAATTGA
- a CDS encoding SDR family oxidoreductase, whose protein sequence is METVLITGASRGIGLELTRQFLALDYKVISTYRGQPSADLQQLLSNTALSLVDLEVTDAKSIDALASRLADTPIDILINNAGVLGADDQSLDALDPQDWLHTFAVNTIAPLMVSRTVLKSMKNSSNPRIITISSDMGALQDEGMGMYAYRSSKAAVNKAMQVLALELKEKGITVCLVHPGWVKTDMGGDAADLTVEESASGIVDLAHNLTLKQSGTFLNWQGKVNRW, encoded by the coding sequence ATGGAAACAGTTTTGATCACTGGCGCCTCACGAGGCATTGGGCTGGAGCTGACCCGGCAATTTCTTGCACTGGATTATAAGGTCATCTCTACCTATCGAGGCCAGCCCTCTGCTGACCTTCAACAATTACTCTCAAACACGGCGTTATCTCTTGTTGATCTGGAAGTGACTGACGCCAAGTCAATCGATGCTTTGGCAAGCCGATTAGCGGATACGCCAATCGATATTTTAATCAATAATGCCGGTGTTCTGGGGGCGGATGATCAGTCTCTGGACGCTCTTGATCCTCAAGACTGGTTACATACGTTTGCGGTGAATACTATTGCGCCCTTAATGGTCAGCCGTACCGTTCTGAAAAGTATGAAAAACTCATCAAATCCACGCATTATTACGATTTCCAGCGATATGGGCGCGTTACAGGATGAGGGCATGGGGATGTATGCGTACCGCAGTTCTAAAGCCGCAGTGAATAAGGCGATGCAGGTGCTCGCTTTGGAGCTAAAGGAAAAAGGCATCACGGTATGTCTTGTGCATCCAGGCTGGGTCAAGACGGATATGGGCGGTGATGCTGCGGATCTCACTGTCGAGGAAAGTGCGTCAGGGATTGTTGATTTAGCACACAATCTGACCTTAAAGCAAAGTGGTACCTTCCTGAACTGGCAAGGCAAGGTGAATCGTTGGTAA